The proteins below come from a single Prochlorococcus marinus str. MIT 9215 genomic window:
- the miaB gene encoding tRNA (N6-isopentenyl adenosine(37)-C2)-methylthiotransferase MiaB, whose protein sequence is MLTKTIKDQNKFQKDSTIGSYWITTFGCQMNKADSERMAGTLEKMGYTRADDELKADLVLYNTCTIRDNAEQKVYSFLGRQAKRKHKIPSLKLVVAGCLAQQEGESLLRRVPELDLVMGPQHVNNLENLLGKVDLGNQVAATEETFISEDITNARRESSICGWVNIIYGCNERCSYCVVPSVRGKEQSRYPDAIKSEIQKLANDNFKEITLLGQNIDAYGRDLPGTTKEGRKENTLTDLLYYIHDVEGIRRIRFATSHPRYFSRRLIQACYELDKVCEHFHIPFQSGNNEILKLMARGYTIDKYKRIIENIRSLMPNASITADAIVAFPGESEEQYRDTLKLISDIGFDQVMTAAYSPRPNTPAALWHNQISEEVKKERLKEINELVETTSKQRNERYLDSIESVLIEGFNPKNSSQIMGRTRTNRLTFVEIPKNIKFNFSLGDEIDVKINEARPFSLTGILCL, encoded by the coding sequence GTGCTCACAAAAACAATAAAAGATCAAAATAAATTCCAAAAAGATTCAACTATTGGCAGTTATTGGATAACAACATTTGGATGTCAAATGAATAAAGCTGATTCTGAGAGAATGGCTGGAACTTTGGAGAAAATGGGATATACGAGAGCTGATGATGAACTCAAAGCAGACTTGGTTTTATATAACACATGCACAATAAGAGATAATGCAGAACAGAAAGTCTATAGTTTTTTAGGAAGACAGGCAAAAAGGAAGCATAAAATACCTAGCTTAAAGCTTGTTGTCGCAGGATGCCTTGCTCAACAGGAAGGTGAGTCCTTACTAAGAAGAGTTCCTGAACTTGATTTAGTAATGGGGCCGCAACATGTAAATAATCTTGAAAATCTCTTGGGTAAAGTGGATTTAGGGAATCAAGTCGCCGCGACAGAGGAAACCTTCATATCTGAGGATATTACAAATGCGAGAAGGGAGAGCTCAATTTGTGGATGGGTTAATATTATTTATGGATGTAATGAAAGATGCTCTTATTGCGTAGTTCCCTCTGTTAGAGGAAAAGAGCAGTCAAGATACCCTGATGCAATAAAAAGTGAGATACAAAAATTAGCAAATGATAATTTTAAGGAAATCACTCTTTTGGGTCAAAATATTGATGCTTATGGAAGAGACCTCCCTGGTACTACAAAAGAGGGTAGAAAAGAGAATACCTTAACTGATCTCCTTTACTATATTCATGATGTAGAAGGAATTCGTAGAATACGTTTTGCCACCAGTCATCCAAGATATTTTTCTAGAAGATTGATACAAGCTTGTTATGAATTAGATAAAGTATGTGAGCATTTTCATATTCCATTTCAAAGTGGAAATAATGAAATTCTTAAGTTAATGGCCAGAGGATACACTATTGATAAATACAAAAGAATCATTGAAAATATTAGATCATTGATGCCAAATGCCTCTATTACTGCAGATGCAATAGTTGCTTTTCCTGGAGAATCCGAGGAACAATATCGAGATACATTGAAATTAATATCTGATATTGGCTTTGATCAAGTTATGACAGCTGCCTATTCTCCAAGACCAAATACTCCTGCAGCTTTATGGCATAATCAAATTTCTGAGGAAGTTAAAAAAGAAAGATTAAAAGAAATAAATGAATTAGTAGAAACTACTTCTAAGCAAAGAAATGAAAGATACCTAGATAGTATAGAAAGTGTTCTAATTGAGGGATTTAATCCCAAAAATTCCTCGCAAATCATGGGTAGAACGAGGACGAATAGATTAACCTTCGTAGAGATTCCCAAAAACATTAAATTTAATTTTTCATTAGGAGATGAGATAGATGTCAAAATAAATGAAGCGAGACCTTTTTCTTTAACAGGTATACTTTGCTTATAA
- a CDS encoding D-alanine--D-alanine ligase family protein: MIGEKKKRIGLIFGGYSNEHEVSISSAKTVFQAFNSEINKKRFKVKSFYIDKYGDWLDNDLSEKILNDEIKSNNIKKQEIVNQQKINFLDGIEFQNIDVWFPLLHGLNGEDGSIHGLLQYTRKPIVGCGILGSAIGMDKIMMKTIFSNLKIPQVNYLAFQNEDLDDREVKKKVINEILKKLNFPFFVKPSNSGSSLGISKVINESEILQSLEKAQKIDSRILVEEGLEVREIECGIIGNSELLTSEIGEIKYESDWYDYDSKYYSNNKIIIPAEIDSKITKEIKKIAIQSCRALNIFGFARVDFFLEKSSNKILLNEINTIPGFTTNSMFPMLWKASGLNIEQLVAKLVDISLDL, from the coding sequence ATGATTGGAGAAAAGAAAAAACGTATTGGATTAATATTTGGCGGTTATTCCAATGAACATGAAGTATCGATATCCTCGGCAAAAACAGTTTTTCAAGCCTTTAATTCAGAAATTAACAAAAAACGCTTTAAGGTTAAATCCTTTTACATAGATAAATATGGAGATTGGCTTGATAATGACCTCTCAGAAAAGATCCTAAATGATGAAATAAAAAGTAATAACATAAAAAAACAAGAGATTGTTAATCAACAAAAAATAAACTTTTTAGACGGAATTGAGTTTCAAAATATTGATGTTTGGTTTCCTCTTCTGCATGGATTGAATGGTGAAGACGGATCGATTCATGGCTTACTTCAATATACTAGGAAACCCATAGTCGGATGTGGAATTCTAGGCTCTGCTATAGGAATGGATAAAATAATGATGAAAACAATTTTCTCAAATCTCAAAATCCCACAAGTTAATTATTTAGCTTTTCAAAATGAAGATCTCGATGATAGGGAAGTTAAAAAAAAAGTAATTAATGAAATTTTAAAAAAATTAAATTTTCCTTTTTTTGTTAAACCATCCAACTCTGGATCATCTCTTGGCATCTCCAAAGTCATAAATGAATCAGAAATATTACAATCATTAGAAAAAGCTCAGAAAATAGATTCAAGAATCCTAGTAGAGGAAGGTTTAGAGGTAAGGGAGATTGAATGCGGAATAATTGGTAATTCAGAACTCCTAACCTCTGAAATAGGCGAAATAAAGTATGAAAGTGATTGGTATGATTACGATTCAAAATATTACTCAAATAATAAAATAATTATCCCAGCCGAAATAGATTCTAAAATCACAAAAGAAATTAAAAAAATTGCTATTCAAAGTTGTAGAGCATTAAATATTTTTGGTTTTGCAAGAGTAGATTTCTTTTTAGAAAAATCTTCAAATAAAATTTTGTTAAATGAAATAAATACAATCCCTGGTTTTACAACAAATAGTATGTTTCCAATGCTTTGGAAAGCATCAGGTTTAAATATTGAACAACTTGTGGCTAAACTAGTAGATATATCTCTGGATTTGTAA
- a CDS encoding cell division protein FtsQ/DivIB, whose amino-acid sequence MKNEKRIYNSSFLLLLLFSISTSLISIKTLKKVYLRDIRISGSELFSQNDLAKNSSLEFPIRLILINTFFLEKELKKNLSLKNVSVNRELFPFGLKVNINTRPPIAYGEKILNDEKILGFIDKDGVFIDRKNSDEKNLNKPTIQVFGWKDKFKKIISEIFIAQENNEFEIVKITFSPNGFLTVEEKDLKTIFLGFNPNLINYQLQIINKLKIEFKKNNFSEKIDNIDLTDPNKPKIKVFKR is encoded by the coding sequence GTGAAAAACGAGAAAAGAATTTACAATAGCAGCTTTTTATTACTACTTTTATTTTCAATTTCAACAAGTTTAATAAGCATAAAAACACTTAAAAAGGTCTATCTTCGGGACATTAGAATTTCTGGAAGTGAATTATTCTCCCAGAATGATCTTGCAAAAAATTCATCTTTAGAATTTCCAATCCGATTAATTTTAATTAATACCTTTTTTTTAGAAAAAGAGTTAAAGAAAAATTTGTCACTTAAGAATGTTTCGGTAAACAGAGAATTATTTCCTTTTGGTTTGAAAGTCAACATTAATACTAGACCTCCAATAGCTTATGGCGAGAAGATATTAAATGACGAAAAAATATTGGGCTTTATTGATAAAGATGGAGTTTTTATTGATAGAAAAAATTCAGACGAAAAAAATCTAAATAAACCCACAATACAAGTTTTTGGATGGAAAGATAAATTTAAAAAGATAATATCTGAAATTTTTATTGCACAAGAGAATAATGAATTTGAGATAGTTAAAATAACTTTTTCCCCTAATGGATTTCTAACTGTAGAGGAAAAAGATTTAAAAACAATTTTCCTAGGATTTAATCCAAATTTAATCAACTATCAATTACAAATAATAAATAAGTTAAAAATTGAATTTAAGAAAAATAATTTTTCTGAAAAAATAGATAATATTGATCTAACTGACCCGAACAAACCAAAAATAAAAGTGTTCAAACGCTAA
- the ftsZ gene encoding cell division protein FtsZ, which produces MSFGNNPNFDQSREILPSQNAKIEVIGVGGGGSNAVNRMINSDLEGVSFRVLNTDAQALLQSSADQRVQLGQNLTRGLGAGGNPSIGQKAAEESKDELQQALEGSDLVFIAAGMGGGTGTGAAPVVAEVAKQSGALTVGIVTKPFSFEGKRRMRQAEEGIARLAENVDTLIVIPNDRLKDVIAGAPLQEAFRNADDVLRMGVKGISDIITCPGLVNVDFADVRSVMTEAGTALLGIGIGSGRSRALEAAQAAMNSPLLEAARIDGAKGCVINITGGKDMTLEDMTSASEIIYDVVDQEANIIVGAVVDEAMEGEIQVTVIATGFETTQPLNQQRMKNRLSNQPLYNLSDNKESGASIPEFLRLRQNKKI; this is translated from the coding sequence ATGAGCTTCGGTAACAATCCAAACTTTGATCAATCGAGAGAAATCCTTCCCAGCCAAAATGCCAAAATAGAAGTTATTGGTGTAGGCGGGGGTGGAAGTAACGCTGTTAACAGAATGATAAATAGTGATTTAGAAGGTGTGTCATTTCGAGTCCTAAATACCGATGCACAAGCACTTCTACAGTCTTCTGCAGATCAAAGAGTGCAATTAGGTCAAAACCTTACTAGAGGTTTGGGTGCGGGAGGTAATCCAAGTATTGGGCAAAAAGCCGCCGAAGAATCAAAAGATGAGCTTCAACAAGCGTTAGAGGGATCTGATCTAGTCTTTATTGCCGCAGGAATGGGTGGTGGCACAGGTACAGGTGCAGCACCCGTAGTTGCAGAAGTGGCTAAACAAAGTGGTGCTTTAACAGTAGGCATAGTAACCAAACCATTTTCTTTTGAAGGGAAAAGAAGAATGCGTCAAGCAGAAGAAGGAATCGCAAGACTAGCTGAGAATGTAGATACTCTTATCGTCATTCCAAATGATCGATTAAAAGACGTAATAGCAGGAGCACCTCTTCAAGAAGCATTTAGGAATGCTGATGATGTTTTAAGGATGGGAGTCAAAGGAATTAGTGACATAATTACTTGCCCAGGATTAGTTAATGTTGATTTCGCAGATGTAAGATCAGTCATGACAGAAGCGGGTACTGCCCTTCTTGGTATAGGTATTGGTTCAGGAAGATCAAGAGCATTAGAGGCAGCACAGGCAGCAATGAATAGTCCTTTATTAGAAGCAGCTAGAATTGATGGAGCTAAAGGTTGCGTTATAAATATTACCGGTGGTAAAGACATGACATTAGAAGATATGACCTCCGCCTCTGAAATTATCTATGATGTTGTTGATCAAGAAGCAAATATAATAGTTGGTGCAGTGGTTGATGAGGCAATGGAAGGGGAGATACAAGTTACTGTTATTGCTACGGGATTTGAAACAACTCAACCATTAAATCAACAAAGAATGAAAAACAGATTATCAAATCAACCTCTTTATAATTTATCCGATAATAAAGAATCAGGAGCTAGCATTCCTGAATTTTTAAGATTAAGGCAAAATAAAAAGATATAG
- the panB gene encoding 3-methyl-2-oxobutanoate hydroxymethyltransferase, whose amino-acid sequence MLPSDLVKYKKNSQKIIALTAWDSISGSIAEQANVDLVLVGDSLAMVCLGYKSTLPLTLGNIIYHTNAVSRGFKKNIEEQPLVIADMPFLTYQCGEDKAVEYAGKIIQSTYAKAVKIEGAEPEIQKVISRLIRMGIPVMGHIGLTPQSYLNLGLKKQGESLESQEKIKKEASILEKLGCFSIVLEHIPDLLAKEIQNTLTIPTIGIGAGNYCDGQVRVTADLLGLNDDQPPFCQPIIQGKELFMKKLKEWVESERLN is encoded by the coding sequence ATGTTACCTTCAGACCTCGTTAAGTATAAAAAAAATTCTCAAAAAATTATCGCACTAACTGCATGGGACTCTATATCAGGATCGATTGCAGAACAAGCTAATGTTGATCTTGTCTTGGTAGGAGATTCCTTAGCAATGGTATGTTTAGGATATAAATCTACATTGCCATTAACTTTAGGGAACATAATTTATCATACTAATGCTGTCTCGAGAGGATTTAAAAAGAATATTGAAGAACAACCTTTGGTTATTGCAGATATGCCTTTTCTGACTTACCAATGCGGAGAAGATAAAGCAGTAGAGTATGCAGGTAAAATCATTCAGAGCACTTATGCAAAGGCTGTAAAGATAGAAGGCGCTGAACCGGAAATACAAAAAGTTATTTCTAGATTAATAAGAATGGGAATCCCTGTAATGGGCCATATCGGTCTTACACCGCAAAGCTATCTTAATCTTGGATTAAAGAAACAAGGAGAAAGCTTAGAGAGCCAAGAAAAAATCAAAAAAGAGGCTTCAATTCTTGAAAAATTAGGATGTTTTTCAATAGTTCTTGAACACATTCCTGATTTGCTTGCTAAAGAAATACAAAACACCTTAACAATTCCCACAATAGGTATCGGTGCAGGTAACTATTGCGATGGGCAAGTAAGAGTTACTGCAGATTTGTTAGGTCTCAATGATGATCAACCACCATTTTGCCAACCGATTATTCAAGGTAAGGAATTATTTATGAAAAAATTAAAAGAATGGGTAGAATCTGAAAGACTTAATTAA
- the hemW gene encoding radical SAM family heme chaperone HemW has translation MNKYPRSAYIHIPFCHRRCFYCDFAVIPLGNKVDTLQGYGSKTVKEYLNFLYKEILSIKHKSPLSTIYLGGGTPSILDPKQIKELIDIFRENYGIDYGAEITMEVDPASFNQDDLYGFIHAGINRFSLGVQSFNNQILEKSGRRHLREDAEKSCLWLKREYDAGLIKSWSLDLIQNLPLSGYKEWQDDLKKAITFSPPHISIYDLNIENGTVFKKLVNLGKLKLPSDEEAFRNSESTHLILKNSGYSRYEISNYCLPQHQSRHNRVYWSGLGWWSFGQGSTSSPWGEKLTRPRVSKEYKEWVIKQYEVNLDSSLINRNFVYKELDEKIMLGLRLKEGVDIKEVFKEQNWENKKFESNFSKLIEEWEKFLESGLLVKKGNRFFLSDPKGMELSNQILISMFKWWDDIN, from the coding sequence ATGAATAAGTATCCAAGAAGCGCTTATATACACATCCCTTTTTGCCATAGGAGATGTTTTTATTGTGATTTTGCTGTTATTCCACTAGGAAACAAAGTTGACACGTTACAAGGTTATGGAAGCAAAACTGTTAAAGAATATTTGAACTTTTTATACAAAGAAATATTGTCAATTAAGCATAAATCACCTCTTTCGACGATTTATTTAGGTGGTGGCACACCATCAATTTTGGATCCTAAACAAATCAAAGAATTAATTGATATTTTTAGAGAAAATTATGGAATTGACTATGGTGCTGAAATTACTATGGAGGTTGACCCAGCTAGCTTTAATCAAGATGATCTTTATGGATTCATACATGCTGGGATAAATAGATTTAGTCTTGGAGTACAAAGTTTTAACAATCAAATACTTGAAAAGTCGGGCAGGAGGCATTTGAGAGAAGATGCTGAGAAATCTTGTTTATGGTTGAAAAGAGAGTATGATGCTGGATTAATAAAAAGCTGGAGCTTAGATTTAATTCAAAACTTGCCACTTAGTGGATATAAAGAATGGCAAGATGACTTAAAAAAAGCAATCACATTTTCACCACCTCATATATCTATTTACGATTTAAATATTGAAAATGGTACTGTTTTTAAAAAATTAGTTAATTTGGGGAAATTAAAACTTCCAAGTGATGAAGAAGCTTTTAGAAATAGTGAATCAACTCATTTAATTTTAAAAAACTCGGGATACTCAAGATATGAAATCTCAAACTATTGCCTTCCGCAACATCAATCAAGACATAATAGAGTTTATTGGAGTGGTTTAGGCTGGTGGAGTTTTGGTCAAGGTTCTACTAGTTCACCCTGGGGAGAAAAGTTAACTAGACCAAGAGTTAGTAAAGAATATAAAGAATGGGTAATTAAACAATACGAAGTTAATTTAGATTCATCGTTAATAAATAGGAATTTTGTCTACAAAGAACTTGATGAAAAAATAATGCTGGGATTGAGACTTAAAGAGGGTGTAGATATCAAAGAAGTGTTTAAAGAACAAAACTGGGAAAACAAAAAATTTGAAAGCAACTTTAGTAAATTGATTGAAGAGTGGGAAAAATTTCTTGAAAGTGGACTTTTAGTGAAAAAAGGAAATAGATTCTTTTTAAGCGATCCAAAAGGAATGGAACTTAGCAATCAAATTCTTATTTCCATGTTTAAATGGTGGGATGATATTAATTAA
- a CDS encoding PIN/TRAM domain-containing protein: MTDILVLILFVLSGAASGWLGVDLLPVDILKQVSNVEGFRIVLAIIGFFVGLAAGFVFLQLRKTFLDQIRTMPTDLLVSRSVGLILGLLVANLLLAPILLIPFPREVFYAKPLAAILSNIFFGVLGYKLADTHGRTLLRLFNPNNTDAYLVNEGILPAASPKILDTSVIIDGRINGLLSCGLLEGQLIVAQSVIDELQTLADSSSNEKRSKGRRGLKLLKELRDLYGRRLVINPTKYEGNGADEKLLKITEDMTGTLITADYNLSQIAEVKELKVMNLSDLVIALRPEVQPGESLNIKIVREGKEKMQGIGYLDDGTMVVIDEAKNFVGSRLDIVITGALQTPTGRMVFGKLINNPESNKSFKSPATQG, translated from the coding sequence ATGACAGATATCTTAGTATTAATTTTATTTGTATTGTCTGGGGCTGCTTCAGGATGGCTTGGGGTTGATTTATTGCCGGTAGACATACTCAAACAGGTATCTAATGTAGAAGGTTTTAGAATTGTTTTAGCAATAATTGGTTTTTTTGTAGGATTAGCAGCTGGTTTTGTATTCCTTCAACTTAGAAAGACGTTTCTTGATCAAATAAGAACAATGCCAACAGACTTACTTGTAAGTAGATCCGTTGGATTAATTTTAGGATTACTTGTTGCGAATCTCTTACTTGCTCCAATACTATTAATTCCCTTCCCTAGAGAGGTTTTTTACGCAAAACCATTAGCAGCTATATTAAGCAACATTTTCTTTGGTGTGCTTGGTTATAAGTTGGCAGATACCCATGGAAGGACATTATTGAGATTATTCAATCCAAATAACACTGATGCATATCTTGTCAATGAAGGAATTCTCCCTGCTGCAAGTCCAAAAATTCTAGATACTAGCGTAATTATTGACGGAAGAATCAATGGTCTATTAAGTTGCGGCTTATTGGAAGGGCAACTAATTGTTGCTCAAAGTGTAATTGATGAATTACAAACTTTAGCTGACTCAAGCAGTAATGAAAAAAGGTCGAAAGGCAGAAGAGGTCTTAAGTTATTAAAAGAATTAAGAGATTTATATGGGAGAAGACTTGTAATAAACCCAACAAAGTATGAAGGTAATGGGGCAGATGAAAAACTCCTTAAAATTACTGAGGATATGACAGGAACTTTAATTACGGCTGATTATAATCTTTCTCAGATCGCTGAAGTTAAAGAATTAAAAGTTATGAATTTGAGTGATTTGGTTATTGCTTTAAGGCCAGAAGTACAACCAGGAGAGTCACTTAATATAAAAATCGTAAGAGAAGGCAAAGAAAAAATGCAAGGTATTGGATATTTAGATGACGGCACAATGGTAGTTATTGATGAGGCAAAGAATTTTGTTGGAAGCAGATTAGACATTGTCATCACAGGAGCTTTACAAACACCTACTGGAAGAATGGTCTTTGGAAAACTAATAAATAATCCTGAGTCAAACAAATCTTTTAAATCACCAGCGACACAGGGCTAA
- a CDS encoding ATP-dependent Clp protease proteolytic subunit, whose product MTVSAPYYGENTVMRTPPPDLPSLLLKERIVYLGLPLFSDDDAKRQLGMDVTELIIAQLLYLEFEDPEKPIYFYINSTGTSWYTGDAVGFETEAFAICDTISYIKPPVHTICIGQAMGTAAVILSSGTKGQRAALPHASIVLHQPISGARGQATDIQIRAEEVLKNKKSMLEILSRNTGKTIDELSKDSDRMSYLNPQEALDYGVIDRILTSQKDLPNKI is encoded by the coding sequence ATGACTGTATCTGCTCCTTATTACGGCGAAAACACCGTTATGAGGACCCCGCCACCAGATCTCCCCTCTCTTTTACTGAAAGAGAGAATTGTTTATCTTGGTTTACCATTATTTTCAGATGATGATGCGAAAAGACAACTAGGAATGGATGTTACTGAGCTAATCATTGCTCAACTTCTTTATCTAGAGTTTGAGGATCCAGAAAAACCAATCTATTTCTATATCAACTCAACAGGGACAAGTTGGTACACCGGTGACGCAGTTGGGTTTGAAACAGAAGCTTTCGCTATCTGCGATACAATAAGCTATATCAAGCCTCCTGTACACACAATATGTATCGGACAAGCAATGGGGACTGCTGCAGTTATCCTTTCATCTGGCACTAAAGGACAAAGGGCAGCTCTTCCACATGCTTCTATCGTTTTACATCAACCTATAAGCGGAGCAAGAGGGCAAGCAACCGATATCCAAATAAGAGCTGAGGAAGTTTTGAAAAATAAAAAATCAATGCTGGAGATTCTATCTCGTAATACTGGAAAGACTATCGACGAACTCTCAAAAGACTCTGACAGGATGAGTTATCTAAACCCCCAAGAAGCCCTAGATTATGGAGTTATCGATAGAATACTAACAAGTCAAAAAGATTTACCAAATAAAATTTAA
- a CDS encoding ATP-dependent Clp protease proteolytic subunit: protein MPIGTPSVPYRLPGSQYERWVDIYTRLGVERILFLGQEVNDGIANSLVAQMLYLDSDDNSKPIYLYINSPGGSVTAGLAIYDTIKYVKSDVVTICVGLAASMGAFLLAAGTKGKRVALPHSRIMIHQPLGGTSQRQASDIEIEAKEILRIKDMLNMSMADMTGQSFEKIEKDTDRDYFLSAEEAKNYGLIDRVITHPSEANQS, encoded by the coding sequence ATGCCAATAGGAACTCCAAGCGTGCCTTACAGACTTCCAGGAAGTCAATACGAAAGATGGGTTGACATATATACAAGACTAGGTGTTGAAAGAATTCTTTTTCTTGGACAGGAAGTGAATGATGGTATTGCTAATAGCCTTGTTGCACAAATGCTTTATCTAGATTCTGATGATAATTCCAAACCTATCTATCTATATATAAATAGCCCAGGAGGATCAGTTACTGCTGGCTTGGCTATATATGACACTATCAAATACGTAAAAAGTGATGTAGTAACAATCTGCGTAGGCCTAGCAGCCTCAATGGGAGCGTTCCTATTGGCGGCTGGCACAAAAGGTAAAAGAGTTGCTTTGCCTCATAGCAGAATAATGATTCATCAACCTCTAGGAGGAACTTCTCAACGTCAAGCAAGTGATATTGAAATTGAAGCTAAGGAAATTTTAAGAATTAAAGATATGTTAAATATGTCTATGGCAGATATGACCGGCCAATCATTTGAGAAAATTGAAAAGGATACTGATAGAGATTATTTTCTAAGTGCGGAGGAAGCAAAAAACTATGGCTTAATTGATAGAGTAATCACACATCCAAGCGAAGCAAATCAGTCTTAA
- the ilvC gene encoding ketol-acid reductoisomerase, with product MTQLFYDTDADLSLLNNKTIAIIGYGSQGHAHALNLKDSGMDVIVGLYKGSKSESKAVSDGLQVFSVSEACEKADWIMILLPDEFQKDVYLKEIEPNLKEGKILSFAHGFNIRFGLIKPPSFVDVVMIAPKGPGHTVRWEYQNGQGVPALFAVEQDSSGSARSLAMAYAKGIGGTRAGILETNFKEETETDLFGEQAVLCGGLSELVKSGFETLVEAGYQPELAYFECLHEVKLIVDLMVKGGLSQMRDSISNTAEYGDYVSGKRLINSDTKKEMQKILKDIQDGTFAKNFVEECDKNKPLMTKLREENSKHEIEKVGKGLRSMFSWLK from the coding sequence ATGACCCAACTCTTTTACGACACAGATGCAGATCTAAGTCTTTTAAATAATAAAACAATAGCGATTATTGGATATGGTTCACAAGGTCATGCACATGCCCTAAACCTTAAAGATAGCGGTATGGATGTAATTGTTGGATTATATAAAGGAAGTAAGTCTGAAAGCAAAGCTGTTAGCGATGGTCTTCAAGTATTTAGCGTTTCTGAAGCTTGCGAAAAAGCAGACTGGATTATGATTCTCCTACCAGATGAGTTTCAGAAAGATGTTTACCTTAAAGAAATAGAACCAAACTTAAAAGAAGGAAAGATATTAAGTTTTGCTCATGGTTTCAATATAAGATTCGGACTTATCAAACCTCCTAGTTTTGTGGATGTTGTAATGATTGCCCCAAAAGGGCCTGGACACACTGTTCGTTGGGAATATCAGAATGGTCAAGGAGTTCCAGCATTGTTTGCAGTAGAGCAGGATTCTTCGGGAAGTGCAAGATCATTAGCAATGGCTTACGCTAAAGGGATTGGCGGAACGAGAGCTGGGATTCTTGAAACAAATTTCAAAGAAGAAACAGAAACTGATTTATTTGGAGAACAAGCGGTTTTGTGCGGAGGATTATCAGAACTAGTCAAATCAGGCTTCGAAACTCTTGTAGAGGCAGGCTATCAGCCCGAACTTGCTTACTTCGAATGCTTACATGAAGTTAAACTTATTGTTGATTTAATGGTGAAGGGAGGCTTATCTCAAATGAGAGATTCTATCTCAAATACTGCAGAATATGGAGATTATGTAAGTGGTAAAAGACTTATCAATAGTGATACAAAGAAAGAAATGCAGAAAATTCTAAAGGATATTCAAGATGGAACTTTCGCTAAGAATTTCGTGGAAGAATGCGATAAAAACAAACCTTTAATGACAAAATTAAGAGAAGAGAACTCAAAACATGAAATTGAGAAAGTGGGTAAAGGTCTGCGCTCGATGTTCAGTTGGCTAAAGTAA